The window CGACAAACGCCTCTAGCAGATGAGAGATTTATCAAGAAATGGGTCAAAGGAAAAGCATAATTTTCATTGCACTGTTACCATCCCTTTTTGTGGGTGGTCAGGGCTCCGACAATAGTCTCTCTATGAGGAGattgtgtttgcgtgtgtgtgtgtgtgtgtgtgtgtgtgtgtgtgtgtgtgtgtgtgtgtgtgtgtgtgtgtgagcagggaaaagaaaaagagtgagaTGATGCCTTTGAGGATGCTCCCTGCGtgactcctctctcctccctggaCACTGCTTGCTTGTTGTTTCAGTAAACAGAAGGGTCCAGAGATGATCCAACACAAGCACACAGCCACTGCAGCCCACCCAGGAGCCAAGGTCAGGACCACTAACCTTCAGACACTtacgcacactcacacaccaagCCCGCCTCTCGAATAACTTTCTAGGTTGACCCAGGAGTTTTAGTTTAAGTCTAGAACTCATTCACCTAAATTCTTCAGAACAAGCAATCTAACATGGTAATTGTTGAATTAAGGAAGCCATTTACCCACAACTTGGACTAACGCTGAACTCCcaatcaaatatatttgagtAAATTATCGGAAAGCAATACATCTCCAAAAGGTAATTACATACACTACCCACTTTTGACATATTTGCTTGAATGGCTTCTCCTGAATGTGCTGTGCTTGTCAGAATGACACACCAGTATAAATATTGGAATATTTATACTGAAATATTTCTGTGACATAATTACCACTTTGTCTCTCAAACTTTGCTGCAGAGCACACAGAGATTCATTCCCAAAGAGGATATTTTAGGGGTTATTATTTCTCACAGGAGTAATAATACCAACCACGTCTCTTCCATCCAGGATGGAGGTCTTTGAAATTCAAGAAGATAATTCAAACCCTTCATCTTCTCCAAAAGAGCCGGCTGTCAGGGACTGGCAGGGGGAGCAGGCATGCAGGAAGAGGAACAGAGGTAGAGAGGATAAAAGAGGATGGAGGAAAGGGAAAGGGTAAAATGGAAATGTTctagagagagagatggatcaGAAAAAGTGTAAAGAAAACGCCAGTGACTTCTCTGACGGCCCAGTGCTCACATATGGCTAAGCTTTGCTTGTATAGCCTCACTTCAAGGAGAAAGGCCCTGCAAACATAAACAGTAGAGAGGCTGCAGCTGGAGCAGGGAGGCAGCCGCTTGCTTACCGAGTACTCTCTACACTAAACAATGGATCAAGTGACGCACAGGCCTTTGGCAGTGCAACAGAGATCCAGGCGGCTCTGAAAAGCCTTTCTTCCGTACGTTTATATCTCTGCTCTCTCAATATTTACCCTAtgggaaaacacacagttttccGTTCCTTTTGTTCTGAAAGGAGCAATCGAGTAGACCTCCCTTCATCCAGTCACCTTCAAGACCAAACAGGTTCAGAGAGAACGAGTGTCTTTTGTGCAAAATTAAAGTCATAATTCCTGCACTTCTTGTATGTCATCATACAGCTATGTACAGGTGTTCAGAGCTTAAGCTTTCCTTAAAAGCAATTCATTGATATTCTCAGGCATAGTCTATTTCAAGCGGTGTTGAGGAGAAGCAATATAAGTGAGGATTAGTCCTTTTACCATGTGCAttactgcaaaacaaaacatagtgtgtgtgcgtgtgcatctGTGTTATATCTCTTTTATGGACGGGCACAATGGGGAACGGAAGGGCCCAGGAGCCAGTAAATTAACCCAAATTACAGCTAACAGTTGCCCGGGTAACTGGATAGGAATGAGGGGCAAATGGTGTGTAATTTTCTAACGAAGAAGGGGAATTGTTCTTTTTCACATTTACAGACCTCCTCAGCCTGTTACCATAACAACATGAGGACTCTTTAACCCCCCCTATATGAGTTGTTTGTGTGCTGAGTCACCTTGATATTAAGCCTTGGATACAAACAGTTTATCCTGTTCCCTCATAAACACCTATGATGGTCAACTAAATAGATGTTTTTAATGAGGCTTACATTGTTACAGTGGCCCTAAGAAGAATCCTACAAAAATGATGCGTATTTGCAGAGCCTTAAAGGCTTAGATTCTTGCTGTGATGGAATCCCACGTAAACACGGGGTGGATTATTTCACGAAACAtttctgcatttgtgttttgtctGGGCTTCCTCAAATTAGAATTGGATGGGACAGGCATTTCAATCCCCTTCTATAACATGAccatattttcaagtcaaaCAGAATATGTGCACCTGCAGAGTTTGGACACAGgagagatttaaataatatattattcttTGCCTGTTCAAATATAAGCTTAGCTTGGGTAATACAGTTTGATTACTGGCTGTAGAGTCCAAAACCTCCTTCACCTATGTTGATAGGTCATAAGGAAAACAAGTAAGAAATTAACGAATTGGATCTCAATGGCtctttagaaaatgtaatcGGATTATTTGCGACAATTATCCTAataaacacacatctgtatGACCCACAACGACCCTCTGTTACCTTTTACCTTTCTTGTTGCTTATTAGACATTCATTTCTAGGGtctttaatgcatttaaatagaGCTAGTTCTTTATCAGACTCTGCTGGTGTCTGCAAACCTTCTCAACAGAGTGCAGAATGAATTATTTTGAAACCTGAGCCAAAAAGGACTGGAGGCCCAGGTCAGTACGGGTCAACACTCATTCACAGCTtttaacaaatcaaatcaaactagGTGTCACAGCCTgacatctgaaaataaatctaCATTGCAAGGGCCACCCTATGCTGCGATTTCTGACTGTGGCGTTTATACCAgtcttacacacacagtttaaagtGACAGGAAATATAAACAGAATTCTCACTCTGCCCTTGACACAGAGCGGAAACACTAATGGGAGATTTGGAACACACCTTCACTATTTCTCGTGAATCCTTCTAGGTATTGCAAATTACACCACaggatgtaaacaaataaaatgcaatcaGCAGACAGACTTGAGACATTGTCAGTAGCCAGTCCTGGGGGTTGTATGTCTCACTCCAGATCCTTGACAGAATCCTGCTGTTAGCATTTAAGATAAGAGAGCTTTGTTTGCCACTGAGCCATGTTAGCTGGCCTCCATTAGCCTCCAACCACTGTCACTTAGAGCCTTTCTATTGTCAGTTAAAGGCAAAGCCTCTCTGCTATCTTACTTCAACCAGACTATGACCAAAATGAGACAGATAGGGATCTGCGGTTCTCAGTTGAGGCTGAAACACAATGTGAAAAGCAGAGAGGGAAGGGTTTGGGGTAAGAGAAAGGGCTTTTTATTCTGTCTGTGATTTGAACAGGTGTGACAAATGTGTGGCCTTGGTATACGTGTGTGAAGATCGTCACAATCTACCACCCAGAAGGCCtacatgcacaagcacacacacatacaaacccTAACTGAATTGCGTGTTCTGTTGAGGCACGTAgagccttttttcttttgtttattgatAGCTATCAGCACTTTCTCATTTTTgctaaacaaaacacaccacTTACACAGAGCAGCACTCTTCAGGGTTCTACTTTCTCAGATTAAAAGAGGGCAGACACAGCTGTGAGGTTTAGCACATGAATGCACGCTCGTTCACATACACCCACATAAAGGcctttctttttcacattaCAACTAAGGCGTGGAGTATGGAGTGGTGCAAATTATTTATCACCAAAGTTTTACAGACACTTTAACCGAGAGGATTGGTGGACAGATGAGTGTGAAAGTGACTCGCCATCCCTCTTCTCCCAGCTCCACTAAGTCTTCAACTGCTTATTGTTATTTCACTAATTGCACAGCAGCTCCCACCGTAAGGGTGTTTGCAGCACAACTGAGCTGAGCCACAGACGATCAGATTACTGTGCAGAACACCTGTGCAGGGAAACTAAACCATCTACACAATATACAATCTCATGGGGAGTGGGAGGCAGTGATGTGTTCAAAGTGAGGGAGACATAACAGCCATTAGAGAGCTTTAAGTGATATCTCTGCAGGGCCACCCCGGTGGCAGTCGTGGTATCCAATAACGATGATAGCTAATGCCTACAGCGGAGTGGGATTCCCACTTATCATCATATCAAGTGAAGCCACAGTCTGGGCCTTGATACTGAACTTAAACTACATGTGCACACAAGAGGCAAAACACTTTGTATAGTTTGGTTgagtacattttaaagcaaacatgaaaaacatttgataacTTTGATGGCGTTTGACAGCTTCTGAAGTGCGAGCATTTTATGGTCTTCccttgttttacattattgtaGAGTATTTGGGTTCTCTAAGAATAAGAAAATATCCCTTTGGAAATTTGTGTTGGACTATATTCCCCTTTTGGGATGGCTTCAGGATTTACTACATAGTAAATGCAAATGTGAAaattatttcagaaacaaaacaatttacGGGGCAATCACTtccatcaaatgtaaaaaaatgttctattcAAACACCCTGTTTATCAAGCAATATGATTACTCACTAATTCAATgaacaataaatatattcaaatattgacactaaaaaactaaaacacttttaaaaagggTCAAATAAATGGCAAACATAATACAAAAGAAACTGCTGAGAAAGTCTGAGGTAGAAAACCTGCCTTGACTATTCAATGAGGATATTTGTATGCATCTTCTTTAGAActgcaaaagtaaacaaagcacaGAATCAAATTAAATTGTCTCTCTTGCATCATTTCTTCCACAGGAACTTCTCATTAGGCTTCCACAGactctgcctctcctctttccctGACCTACGTCTAGCTGCAATATGAGTGTTGACGCAAACCCTCTGTACTTCTGCCGGGTCTGTTAACCTGTTGATGCTCTCCTCGTTTCCTTCTTTCAGGATGTCCCAAATATCTTTGCGATTGCCCTTTGATACCACCTGAGGTGTAGGTgggttgtttgtgtttggagagGATATGGAGTCTATAAGGCCTGCTGCCCCAGAATCAGTATGAAAAGTGATTTTGGACGTAAAAGGCGTGTTAGGACATGCTTCCACTGACACGTTGGACAGTGCAGGAGCTGTCTTCGAGCTGCCCCTCTGTTTGCCACCCTTGGGTTTGGGTTTTAGCAGATCATCCAGAATTGAGGTGTCTCCTATCAGATCTTTGAGGAGGGAATGTTGACTGGAAGTAGATGGGGTCGGCTCAGGAGGAGAAGAGGTCAGAGGATTTGTTCTCTGACCTTGAACAGTTTCACTGCTCCTGGAAGACAGTTTCTGCCCTTGCTCCCTTCCCTTTGCTGTGGGTTTGGATAATGTGGTGGACCTCCCATGGCGGAGGTCCTGAGAAGAAGGAATATCTCTGTCTGTGCAGTTCAGGAAAGCAGAAACCTCCCCAGATGTCAGACCACTGCTGCTGGCCTTAACCAAGCCAAGACCACCACCAACTCCGAAGGCTCCAGAAGCAGAAACACTATTCATCTTTGTCCTCTTATGTCCTCTGGCATTGCAGACCGTCTCCTCTTGCTCGTCTGACTCAAGGCTTTCAACATCACTTAGAGATTCTAGGACATTCTTGTGTGGGATATGTTGCTTTTGCAGTGGAAGTAGAACATTATTTTGTCTGCTTCTATGCTTTGTCTGGGGATCAGGAACATCGTCTTGTGGGTGTCTAGACTTTTGCCTCTGAACAGAAACATTGTTCTGTGGAGTTTCAGGCTTACTTTTAGGTTCCTTTTGCAGGGTTACGTTATGTGTTTGAGATTTTGGGGATGTTTTGGTGGATGTTGTGGAGGTAGTTTTTGAAAAGGAGGTTGGTGCAGAATCAGGTTCTGGGAAATTGTCTGTGACCGTTTTGTCAACGTCAGGGTTGTTTAGTGATGTGTAATATTGCCGTAGCCAGGCCAGTCTCTGGGTCGAGTTGTTACTCAGAATCTCACGTGCAAACTGATGGACTGAGGGAAACTTCAGTTGTTCTGCCATTTCCTCTAGCTGATTCctaaacacaagcacacaaatgACACGAAGACAGCAATTAGTGTGACAAACAAcatgcaacaaagaaaacagtgtACGTGTTTAGTAATATCTCTTATTATTAAACATCATATTcacacagatagacagatagtCCTGACTCAGGCACATGTGAGCATACAGTAAGGTCCTTTAAATCCCACTTAaaatattgtctttaaaaaaaacaggaaacctATCGTATTAATCACATATTAAGTGGGTCCAACAGGCCTAGGCTTATATGAATAGTTCTCCACATATTAAGGCTCATATTCAGAGACCCATGCAGtatcaaatgtttttcctgAGCTCCAAAGCAGTCATTAAAACATCGGTCTCACCAGACTCGGGGACAGAAATACTTCAAAGTCGCTGGCTGGCATTTGTGGCTTTCaatggaaaaacaataaataaaagtaaaagcagtaaAACATGATGTGAATGTGGTTTCAAATCATTAAACAGCAAGGTTAATTGAGGGGATATCAATATAACTGGTGTATACTAGTTTCCCTCCCTGGTGAGCCTCTGGGCAGAGATACAGGCTTCCCCTTGGGAAGTGAGATTGGAACcataaaatgtgtctgtatATGAGTGTTTTGGGAAGGTGGGGGGCGGAGGTGATGCAGTCGGAGAGACAGAGGTGTGTATTTGAGTATTGTGtgtctgtacatgtgtgtgaatgcttgTTAGGAAGTGTGTACATCAGTGTGGGTTTGGAAGTCCTCCGGCGATCATTTTTGGTTAGAGTCAGGAGGGCTGTGGTTGTGGAGGGGAAAACTCCAGCACAGTCTGGCCTGAACATAGCTGGGTAATCTTTGGCATGATGCTGGGAAATAGGTGGAGAGGGAAAGCTCAGAGGTGGTCTTtcgctaaacacacacacatataattCCTGAGGCCCAGGTGGGGGCGCTCAACACCATACCTGTGGTAAGTTTTGGCCTCCTTCCCTACGCTGCCAGGAATCCCTCTCTTCCTACTTCACTCTAAAGACCacctttcttcttttcattcCCTGATTTATTCTTATTCAAACCATGCTTGCCCCTTACATCGAGTCCTTTTTCCTTAACTACATCTACCCATAACTTTGGTCCTCGTCCCTGCCCTCTCCATGCTTTATCCGTCATATCTTATATTTTACAACagacatttgttattattttttatcctcAGCTTTTTTTGCACTATCCCATCTGCTGTCGCCTTTggtctttctttatttcagctCATCTCTTCTGACACCTTTTTCAGTACCTGCACATGGCATGAGGAGTCTCTCCAATGATGAGGGTCGTGTGTCTGGTGTGGTGCACACTCTTGTTGGCAAAGCTGACTGGATGGTCGACACTGGGCTTCTCCAGTCTGAGAGTAGTGGTGCAGGGCTTACTGTCCAGCGGGCTCAATGACAGACTCTGGTacaatcaaaaacatttaagataccaaacaataacacttttaaaaattaAGGACGTCTGGGGCGCCCCAGTTATTAGGGTGGAGCAGGCTCCCCATGTCCTCAACACAGCAGTGCGGGTTAAAATTTGACCTGCGTCCCAACAtgtttttccccccttttgattatttttggcTGCACTCTCCATTAAAGGGCCAAAAGTCTTGACAGAGCTAACATTTTTGGCTGAGATGAGTCGCATGATAACGCATGTAAACATGTGGCGTTAGGGACCACAGATTTGAAAGGTAAAGGTAACCCTGCTGCTACTCATCAAGCACGACTGAGACCTTGTTAAGCTACTAAAAATCGATTATGTTTACCTCCACTCTCATGTTGGTTAAGTTGTTTCAAATACAATTGAATTGATCTAATCCGATTTGGCATGGCAAGATACatcacagttttatttattacctCCTGTGTGCCTAGGAGGTGATTGGCCGGGAGCTGAGAGTACATCTTGCGCTCGAACACGTCTCGTACCGCAGCTCTGCTCATCCGCTCCTCTGCTTTGCTCCCGCCCACAACGCGCTGGTTGGAGTGGGTGTATAACACCTCGTGTACACCCCCTTTCATCAGAAATATACATCATTAATATTGAATGAAGTTTCATTAggaattataataatttaatagAAGGTACTGAATTTACCTAGCACACTGTCGATAGTTCCATCCTTTCCTTTGGATGCAGGGGACGTCTGTCTTTTCAGACTTGTAAATGAAACAGCTTTGGGCATGCCCTGCCTCTCTGTCATGATGGTTGCAGCTCTTTGCCCATCTTTTGGCAACTCAAACCTGGATCTTTCGATCTGTGGAGAGGTTAAGGGACATCCTGGAGATCTCCCTTTCTTAACAGGAGTGTGTTCCTCTTCTGAAGATGTGCATGGCTCAATGTCCTCTGTGTATTTTGATCTGGCCTTGCCCCGAACACTAGCACTTAACCGCTTTTTGTCGTGGTCTACATTTCCTCTGCAACCGTCACTACCTCGAGTCTTTCTCTTGGGCCATGTCTTTGCCTTTATGTCCAAATCCTCTGATTCATCTGAGTAACCCTTAAAGTGGCGCACTTTTGAAACCAACGTTTTGAGCTTGTTGGGTTTCTTTTTGACTGATGAGGCATTTCCATCACTCTGTTTAAACATTGAGACCCTCTCTGTCCTGCCACTATCTCCATTCTGCTGTCGCCTATGTCTGATTTGCTGAAGACGTCCCAGGTTTTCATTCCCAATTTAGGGAGACAGACTGAAGCATTTCCTGCATCAGAGCTCTTGCACATGCCAGAGGAGGCACCCTCCATATTTTGATCCACAGCCTCTTCCTCAGAGGTGCTTTCTTCGACACCTGGACTACTGTCCCCTTCTGCTGACTCTGGTTTCCCTTTGACCCTTTCGAGGAACCTGGAGAAACCATGCTGAAGGAGAGTAATTCGACCaggaccagcagcagcactgttGCCATCCACTGCACCGGGCTTTGAACCCTTTCTCTTAAGACCCTGGTCGTCCTCATCGTCTTCACTTCCACTGCTGAAGTCCAGCACCCCTCTTGGGACCTTTGATGCACCTCGGTTATCCTTGGCTGGTTCATTATTCGATACAAGGTCATCTGTAGGTGGGGAATCTCCAGCTTTCTAAAATGAGACGGTACAAACCATCAGCTTGGAAATTGGGGACTGATTGCAAATAGAATGCAATACAACGTATGTAATAGAAATTCATGTCAAAAATTGAAATAGACAGTGTGGGAAAGATTTAGCTCCAAAATAGCACAAATCGGCTTCAAATTCCTCAACTCCCCTTGTTCTTGCCATCTTTCAGTGGAACAGCCCATGTGAGATATTATTGTGTAACacaaaacagatgtttgttaaaataaatcataataaaaataaatgtgacacaTGCCCTCGATCATGATGTAATATGAATCAAAAGATAGGGGTCATAACATTTCCTTGACTTGTATGAATGGGAGCATTATGGGAGCGACCACCAACAGTGATTCTAATTTCATCAATTTTCCTTCAATTCTGCAGTTCTTGTGTGCATGTTGGTGCTCACACGCCTCCAGCCCCTCTCTGTGCGTGTTAAGACACCCCAGtgtattctgtgtttttgaaagaatCTGAAAAGCCTCAGTGGAGCAACAGCCCAGTAAAAAGGACCTGGCTGGGAACTGGATGATAAGGGCTATCGCTGTGTAAATAAATAGCTGAAAAGCAGAAGATAGGCTTCAGTGTGGTCTGCTCCTTCTATCAGGACACACAAGTAATTACATCCAGCTGTTGCACACTGCAttagagagaaagtgagaagcACACAGAGAACCTCGTCCTTCAGTTTTGCAAAACCACAAAGACTTGAGTGTAAAATTGAGTTTTTTGTAAGCCAAAGCCTTGAAGTTATGCTCCACCCAAAATGTATTGCATTGCAGTTATGATTCTTTTATAAAACACTATTAAATATTTTTGCGCTTGAAAGGGTCAGGAACAGTCCGTTCCTAATCAGTGACAAAAGATTCCAGTTGTTGCAGGTTTCCATAGAAACTTCTGAAAATGTAGGCATATTTTTAGGTCAAACTACATCGATGTTAATGTGATGTGAAATTAGCCAAATGAGCCATATGTTGATGAACATATGATTATATGTCAAAGAAGAATTGTTTGAGCCATTTCCAATAATCTTTTTGTTACTTTTCActgccaataaaaaaatatgatatagATGTATTCTTATCTTCTGAACTCCAGCTACCCACAACTGCCGTGAGGGACCTACAAACTTTAAAACCTACAGCAGCGTGATAAAGATAAGGACCATTTTGGCCCTTTGTTACTTTCTCCAAGTTCCTCCTttaaaagtagcataacatgtcTCCTTTTGTCACAGTGGAAgatgaatatttttcattataaatgGAATGAAAAGAAGAATTGAGAAAGGAACAAAGAGAAATAGTCTCAGCTAAAGCAATAAAGTGAAATGAGATTGCATGAGTTGGTTGACTGACAGATGGAAGGGTCCCCGCTTGAGGTAGCCCCTCTTTCACGTGGGAATTGGGAGGATGAGTTGGCCGCTTGGGAGAGAAGACACATTGAGGGATGGGAAGGGGGCTGCCCTGATGTTCTGGGTCTCTGAGAAGGGCACAACTACTCACGCTAACGCCCCCcgtttcctcctccttctcttcacCCGTGTATGTGCTGCTTGTCATTACGCCGGCCTCCACTTGTCCTTCTCGCTGACAGGAAAGCAAAagtgatacacacatttatcaaaCTTAAATCATGTCAATAACAACAATCAATTCAATTATGTCCCAATCATCAACACAATAATTATCGTTCAGTTTTCAATTTCACTGGTCTGTACATGTGTATTTAAGTTTTTTATGCATGTCCCTGATTTTCTCAAATTTGAGGAAATAACAGTGCAGTATGCCTCTATAGTTCCTAAAAGAGACCACAGTTAAGTCAATTTGACAACATATAGCATCagtaaactcaaaataaaataaatattttcttgaCTGTTTTGTGAAACATTGTATTGTGACATGAATCAGTGGAAGAAGGTGAGTCCAGTCAGAACGCTACgtcaaaacacatcttcaaTAAAACGGCATGGAGGCTATCTAACCTCTAGTATCTCGCGGGTGAGGCATGACCCTAGGGTCTGCAGCCTGAAGAGGTTTTTGATCCCAAACAGCTCCCCCTTATGGACACCATGCCCCTGCACTGCCTCAAAGTACCGCCGCGCACTCTCCTTTCCAACAACGGAGCACTGCAGTTGCTGAAAGATAGGACATGTGGAAACACTGTCAAAACAAAATCTGGAGCTTTTTTGTTTGACTTGGGTTGTTTGTTAAGATTATCTGGTACCTGTTTGTAAATTTGTCTGAGGTAGATAACCTCTTCTACGGTGCCCAATGAGATCAGCCTAAGAACAGTCACATCCCTGCACTGGCCAATTCGATATgccctgaaaacaaaaacaaacatgtcaacACAAAAGCGCTGGTCAGCACATCATATTACTAGGTACACTATACTGGCAGCTGAATCTGGTTAAGATAAGCagcatcagaaaaaaaatatgtgaagtcGTCGAATACTTGGCCCACAGTCTACCTGTCAATAGCTTGGAGATCATTGGCTGGGTTCCAAGTCGGGTCAAAGAGTACAACTACATTGGCCCCTACGAAGTTCAGACCAAGACCGCCTGCCCTGGTAGAACAAAGATAAAGATATTTGTTAAAAGTGCTTGTTCTTTAAACAAACCACTAcaggtttaaaatgtaaatataaaactaaagaaaaagcTACTTCAATGTTTGACTAACATGGTGGAAACTAGGCAAAGGTTGATGTGAGGAGAGTTGTTGAAGTCTTTGACAATCTTGACTCTCTCTTTGGCTTTGGTGGTTCCGTCCAACCTGATGTAGTCCAGCCCCTCGGCCATGCAgtagctctccaacacatctAACAGCTGACGGGTAGAAAACAACAGTTAATAAAAAGGTACATCTATCTTGTGAATTCAACCATGGCTAAGGTTGAAGAGTTTGTATGGGGGATAAAAAGCAAAGGCTTTACTAACAATGTCCACAGGCTTGTATATTTATAGATATACTAGAGGGGTGATGTGGAGTCTTGCACAATCAAATCTGTAAGTGCTTTATGATTAGCAAAAAAGCTAAACATAGGTCATGAAAATAGGACCTCATAGCAGTGAGAAATAGTATAACTGTCTCAGGTGACAGCAACAATAAACACTCTGCAGAGTTGAATTATCTTTAAAACTCTAATTGCCCCCACACAAAGGCTCACCTATTAATCTATGTCATGAGAAACACCATGCCACCTGCTCCTATTTCTCCGGCAAACAAGTAATCTGCCCTTACAGCAGTGGcaattaagtgtgtgtttaggcCTGTTCGTGTGCTGAAAGGCTGAATGGATAAGACCGAGTGTATGGCTCTAAAACCAACAAGCATACTTCTCTGTGAGATAACATCAATGTGAACATCCAATCATTTTCCTACGGGTAAACATCTTGCCATGTTGCTCATCCGAATCTCACAATATATATCGTTGCAAtcacatttgcaaacatttaaataaacacaaggtacacacaacaacagagcTCTCACCTTGgttgagagagaaaaaataagtattttatctCTCCTTTGCAAGTAATGGTTCAGCAGCTTCTGCAAaacctgaaagaaaacacagatataGTCACTCGCAGTGAAACAACCCATAATGATCAGATGACAGAGCCATTGTTCCCAAACTATACCTTCATCTTGCCACTGTACAGCGGGTCTGACAAGGCCTCAAATGCTTCGTCTTTGCATCTCCTCACAAAGTCTGGAAACTTTTGGAATACCTTTGCACAGATGCCCCCCACATACTTTTCCTGGAGGATACAAATGAGTTGTTATAGTGAACCAGACTAAGAGACTCCAAGTCTGGACAAACTACCAGATGATAGTTTTAATGaacaagtgcagtaaatcagtGATAGGTTAACATGATTCACCTGTTTCTTACTAGTGCTGGCAGAAGACTGAAGCAGTGCTGCATGGTTTGAAATCTTCCTCAATATTGCCAAGTAACTGAAGTACAAAGTCTTTATTTGTGCACCTTCTGAATTTTTCTGCAATACAAAGAATCAcatattatttgaatgtttaatgttttcaaCCACATGAGTTTTTCATAAATGATAACATTAAAGAGGTATTCCCAAACTTCAATACAATAGGCATTAGTAATAGGCTatcatgatgttgtttttttgaaaatgtactgCATTTCACTGTACTTAAAAAGTAGGATGCAGACGTA of the Eleginops maclovinus isolate JMC-PN-2008 ecotype Puerto Natales chromosome 12, JC_Emac_rtc_rv5, whole genome shotgun sequence genome contains:
- the ercc6l2 gene encoding LOW QUALITY PROTEIN: DNA excision repair protein ERCC-6-like 2 (The sequence of the model RefSeq protein was modified relative to this genomic sequence to represent the inferred CDS: inserted 1 base in 1 codon) — its product is MASPSAVEKATWRVGDSCLAPDPRDGTLREATVKRLTSISHNNETTAWLLFTHLEKGAEDEEKEEEEAVPVSKLLRPGLSNFIQEKPVFPCSVTDTRLCVPLELSDVDGESVPYTINRYLREYQREGIRFIYNNYICSRGCILGDDMGLGKTVQVIGFLAAVLHKTGTWEDIKNNRPQFLQSQAPSKQSKPNKVFLIVAPLSVLYNWKDELETWGYFQCVVVHGLRKEDELARIKKGRIEIALTTYETLRLCLDQFNNIDWSAVVVDEAHKLKNPNSQITQAMKDLKCKIRVGLTGTILQNNLEELWCVMDWAIPGCLGNLGNFKNKFSDPIEQGQRHSATKRALATMRKAVRALVRKISHWFLRRTKALIKDQLPKKDDRVVYCSLTDFQQTVYQTVLDSEDVMLILRTSEKCDCQSGRTRGRCCYVKNSEGAQIKTLYFSYLAILRKISNHAALLQSSASTSKKQEKYVGGICAKVFQKFPDFVRRCKDEAFEALSDPLYSGKMKVLQKLLNHYLQRRDKILIFSLSTKLLDVLESYCMAEGLDYIRLDGTTKAKERVKIVKDFNNSPHINLCLVSTMAGGLGLNFVGANVVVLFDPTWNPANDLQAIDRAYRIGQCRDVTVLRLISLGTVEEVIYLRQIYKQQLQCSVVGKESARRYFEAVQGHGVHKGELFGIKNLFRLQTLGSCLTREILEREGQVEAGVMTSSTYTGEEKEEETGGVSKAGDSPPTDDLVSNNEPAKDNRGASKVPRGVLDFSSGSEDDEDDQGLKRKGSKPGAVDGNSAAAGPGRITLLQHGFSRFLERVKGKPESAEGDSSPGVEESTSEEEAVDQNMEGASSGMCKSSDAGNASVCLPKLGMKTWDVFSKSDIGDSXNGDSGRTERVSMFKQSDGNASSVKKKPNKLKTLVSKVRHFKGYSDESEDLDIKAKTWPKRKTRGSDGCRGNVDHDKKRLSASVRGKARSKYTEDIEPCTSSEEEHTPVKKGRSPGCPLTSPQIERSRFELPKDGQRAATIMTERQGMPKAVSFTSLKRQTSPASKGKDGTIDSVLGGVHEVLYTHSNQRVVGGSKAEERMSRAAVRDVFERKMYSQLPANHLLGTQESLSLSPLDSKPCTTTLRLEKPSVDHPVSFANKSVHHTRHTTLIIGETPHAMCRNQLEEMAEQLKFPSVHQFAREILSNNSTQRLAWLRQYYTSLNNPDVDKTVTDNFPEPDSAPTSFSKTTSTTSTKTSPKSQTHNVTLQKEPKSKPETPQNNVSVQRQKSRHPQDDVPDPQTKHRSRQNNVLLPLQKQHIPHKNVLESLSDVESLESDEQEETVCNARGHKRTKMNSVSASGAFGVGGGLGLVKASSSGLTSGEVSAFLNCTDRDIPSSQDLRHGRSTTLSKPTAKGREQGQKLSSRSSETVQGQRTNPLTSSPPEPTPSTSSQHSLLKDLIGDTSILDDLLKPKPKGGKQRGSSKTAPALSNVSVEACPNTPFTSKITFHTDSGAAGLIDSISSPNTNNPPTPQVVSKGNRKDIWDILKEGNEESINRLTDPAEVQRVCVNTHIAARRRSGKEERQSLWKPNEKFLWKK